One genomic region from Quercus robur chromosome 4, dhQueRobu3.1, whole genome shotgun sequence encodes:
- the LOC126721141 gene encoding disease resistance protein RPM1-like, whose amino-acid sequence MAASAVAAVTAVITLLDKVLQFVKNRSDGYSANIEDVKRLFCTLIAYLTDTEGVEATEGLMDRVDQVRDVANETKDAITEFMYHVPEHCHDYWFTKTCHDVAHFFKDFVPLHQFSSRMKAIKRKLKAIDELDRLRVGTFGATSSSSAGKVPLRTYSFSRNDHLLVGIEENKKALLSLVCREESKDMVISVIGDAGSGKTALIREVYQMIKGNFNCNAWVSVLSSCEGLIENLCEELCLSVGPANKMKRLHSYLQPQSYLLVFDGIWTEDELGCIKNVVPDNNLGGRILISTRNRNLASYRARSRDCSYDLKLLTEFGSWQLFCNKTFGATGCPNFLVDCSEKIVKRCEGSPHVIVAVSDFLSNKPHTLMEFMNVHDSLKYEPGDHVGHSCYSILSTSYYRLSSILKYCFLSFRFFPEDYSIPSEELVWLWIGDEKIEQKRGKTLMQVGYEYLEKLVQMSLVQVITRDFDGRVKSCRVSNLARGFIISKSEKDDSFTVLRPPHTSLDGGKPRQLSLQNCSLSMLQNKDLSYVRTLSVFGGGDSSESIPKSLFYNFRYLSALFLENVALHCFPKKVFQLTLLTHLRLRNTRIKSVPKSIKKLQNLRIFTLEESLVTSLPREIIQLRSLLRLSVGCQGINDVAVGVEVFLRSGCFTSLQILSLIKANYKNKSIVKELGNLTNLTELRITELKKEDGKDFCASIEMMEHLSSLDVNSASNEEYLDLGYVMKLPKLLKNLYLGGRLEEIPAWICRLDSLLKLILKGSKLQTNPLEALQVLPSLEVLHLHDAYNGQVLKFSAKSFLELRVLEIENCSQLDIVVIPGRAMPKLQKLIVKNCGLTRVHITKKMHSQLEEVLVPPGLLCFPVAIN is encoded by the coding sequence ATGGCAGCCTCTGCAGTAGCTGCAGTCACCGCAGTTATAACTCTACTTGATAAGGTGCTACAGTTCGTCAAGAATAGGTCTGATGGCTATAGTGCTAACATTGAAGATGTAAAGCGTTTGTTTTGTACGTTGATAGCTTACCTGACCGACACAGAAGGAGTAGAAGCTACGGAAGGTTTGATGGATCGAGTGGATCAAGTGAGGGATGTAGCAAATGAGACTAAAGATGCAATTACAGAGTTCATGTATCATGTTCCTGAGCACTGCCATGATTATTGGTTCACCAAAACCTGTCATGATGTTGCTCACTTTTTTAAGGACTTTGTTCCATTACATCAATTTTCCTCACGGATGAAAGCTATCAAAAGAAAACTTAAGGCCATCGATGAGTTGGATCGACTTCGCGTTGGTACCTTTGGAGCTACTTCAAGTTCAAGTGCTGGAAAGGTCCCTTTAAGGACTTATTCTTTTTCCAGAAATGATCACCTTCTTGTGGGTATTGAGGAGAATAAAAAGGCACTTCTGAGTCTTGTTTGCCGtgaagaatcaaaggacatgGTAATTTCAGTAATCGGAGATGCTGGCTCAGGTAAAACCGCTCTTATTCGTGAAGTCTATCAAATGATTAAAGGAAATTTTAATTGCAATGCTTGGGTTTCCGTCCTATCCTCTTGTGAGGGCTTGATAGAGAATCTTTGTGAGGAATTGTGTTTATCTGTTGGACCCGCAAATAAAATGAAGAGGTTGCACTCTTATTTACAGCCACAAAGTTACCTCCTTGTTTTTGATGGTATTTGGACCGAAGATGAGTTGGGTTGCATTAAAAATGTAGTTCCTGATAACAATCTAGGTGGTAGAATACTTATCTCCACCCGTAATCGCAATTTAGCTTCTTATCGTGCAAGATCTAGGGATTGTTCCTATGATCTTAAACTCTTAACAGAGTTTGGGTCTTGGCAGCTCTTTTGTAACAAGACCTTCGGGGCTACTGGCTGCCCAAATTTCTTGGTTGATTGTTCTGAGAAAATTGTGAAAAGATGTGAAGGGTCGCCGCATGTAATTGTTGCAGTTTCCGACTTCTTGTCAAATAAGCCACATACTCTGATGGAGTTCATGAATGTCCATGATAGCCTTAAGTATGAACCAGGAGATCATGTCGGTCATTCCTGCTATTCAATTTTATCTACGAGTTATTACCGTTTGTCATCCATTCTTAAGTATTGTTTCTTGTCCTTTCGTTTTTTCCCTGAGGATTACTCTATCCCAAGTGAAGAACTGGTTTGGCTGTGGATAGGTGATGAGAAAATCGAGCAAAAACGAGGTAAAACTCTGATGCAGGTGGGGTATGAGTACTTAGAGAAGCTAGTTCAGATGAGCTTGGTTCAAGTAATCACAAGGGATTTTGATGGGCGTGTAAAAAGTTGTCGAGTTTCTAATCTTGCAAGAGGTTTCATCATTTCCAAGTCTGAGAAGGATGACTCCTTTACTGTTCTCAGACCTCCACACACTAGTTTGGATGGTGGGAAGCCTCGCCAATTATCTCTCCAGAATTGCTCCCTCTCTATGTTACAAAACAAAGATTTATCTTATGTTCGTACATTATCTGTGTTTGGGGGAGGCGATTCATCTGAATCTATACCCAAAAGCCTTTTTTACAACTTCAGGTATTTGTCGgctctatttttggaaaatgtagCTTTGCATTGTTTTCCTAAAAAAGTTTTCCAACTCACCCTTCTAACGCACCTAAGGCTGAGGAATACCAGGATAAAGTCAGTTCCAAAATCTATTAAGAAGCTTCAGAATTTAAGGATTTTCACACTTGAAGAATCTCTTGTCACCAGTTTGCCCAGGGAGATCATTCAACTTCGCAGCTTGCTCCGTTTGTCTGTTGGTTGCCAAGGCATAAATGATGTTGCTGTAGGAGTGGAAGTGTTTCTAAGAAGTGGGTGTTTTACATCATTACAAATCCTGTCACTTATCAAGGCAAACTACAAAAACAAGAGCATTGTAAAAGAGTTGGGGAACTTGACTAATCTGACTGAACTTAGGATCACAGAACTCAAGAAAGAAGATGGAAAAGATTTTTGTGCATCCATTGAGATGATGGAACATCTTTCTTCTTTGGATGTGAACTCGGCAAGCAATGAGGAGTATCTTGATTTGGGCTATGTAATGAAGCTTCCTAAGCTGCTTAAAAATCTATATCTCGGAGGGAGGTTGGAGGAAATTCCAGCATGGATTTGCAGACTTGATAGTTTGTTAAAACTAATTTTGAAAGGATCAAAACTGCAAACGAATCCACTTGAGGCCCTTCAGGTTTTGCCTTCTTTGGAAGTGCTCCATCTACATGATGCTTACAATGGTCAGGTGCTGAAATTTAGTGCTAAATCATTTTTGGAATTGAGGGtgttagaaattgaaaattgcagTCAATTAGACATTGTTGTGATTCCAGGAAGAGCAATGCCTAAACTTCAGAAGCTGATTGTAAAAAACTGTGGCCTTACCAGGGTTCACATAACGAAGAAAATGCACAGCCAGCTGGAGGAAGTGCTTGTTCCACCAGGCCTTCTATGTTTCCCTGTTGCAATTAactga